One Bacteroidales bacterium genomic window carries:
- a CDS encoding type IX secretion system membrane protein PorP/SprF — MQTKHLIISMILILQGILGYAQQDPMFTQYQNNMMAVNSAYAGSKEALNVTVISRHQWVNFEGAPTTQSISINTPFFDKELGLGFSFVRDQVGPLKTDNFYLDIAYKLKVHEGGHLSMGLKSGLHNRKNNLTELNPLNENDPSYQQDIISEIYPNFGTGFYYYTDKYYLGLSAPKLSQIGYRKNDDPNLGNSEMKRHYYIIGGYVWDINQQFQFKPTFLSKMVQGAPPSFDITANVRYNNKIIGGISHRFGDSFGAMIQVKALSQIWIGYSYDFTISEMSRYNSGTHEIMINLDLNLPTKDIIESSRFF, encoded by the coding sequence ATGCAAACAAAACATTTGATCATATCCATGATACTTATTCTACAGGGCATTCTCGGGTATGCCCAGCAAGACCCAATGTTTACCCAGTATCAGAACAATATGATGGCAGTAAATTCGGCCTACGCAGGTTCCAAAGAGGCACTGAATGTTACTGTGATTTCCCGGCATCAGTGGGTAAACTTTGAAGGAGCTCCCACTACCCAGAGCATATCAATAAATACCCCGTTCTTTGATAAAGAATTGGGTCTTGGTTTTTCTTTCGTTCGCGATCAGGTTGGACCATTAAAAACGGACAATTTTTATTTAGATATCGCATATAAATTAAAAGTTCATGAAGGAGGCCATTTATCTATGGGGTTAAAAAGTGGATTGCATAACAGGAAAAACAATCTCACGGAATTGAACCCGCTTAATGAAAATGACCCAAGCTATCAACAAGATATTATAAGTGAAATCTATCCGAATTTTGGTACAGGTTTTTATTATTACACCGACAAATATTATCTCGGGTTATCCGCTCCAAAATTATCACAAATAGGTTACCGTAAAAATGATGATCCAAATCTCGGGAATAGTGAAATGAAAAGGCATTATTATATCATTGGCGGATATGTATGGGATATCAATCAGCAATTCCAGTTTAAACCGACATTCCTCTCAAAAATGGTGCAGGGAGCACCCCCCTCATTCGATATAACTGCCAACGTCAGGTATAATAATAAAATAATTGGCGGAATTTCTCACCGTTTTGGAGATTCATTCGGTGCTATGATTCAAGTCAAGGCATTATCCCAAATCTGGATCGGATATTCTTATGACTTTACCATTAGTGAAATGAGCAGATATAATAGCGGCACCCATGAAATAATGATTAATCTCGATCTAAATTTACCTACAAAAGATATAATCGAATCGTCCCGGTTTTTCTAA
- a CDS encoding type II toxin-antitoxin system HicA family toxin — protein sequence MTKKEKLIARFLSMPNDFHYNEVVKLLGYFNFKEVKKGKTSGSRVKFVNDEGVPIMLHKPHPSGIMKKYQLKQIKEILDL from the coding sequence GTGACTAAAAAGGAAAAATTAATTGCCCGGTTTTTAAGTATGCCAAATGATTTTCATTATAACGAGGTAGTTAAATTACTGGGTTATTTTAATTTTAAAGAAGTAAAAAAGGGCAAAACATCAGGCTCGAGGGTCAAATTTGTAAATGATGAAGGAGTCCCGATCATGTTGCACAAGCCACATCCATCGGGAATAATGAAAAAATACCAGTTAAAACAAATAAAGGAGATATTAGACTTATGA